The following proteins are co-located in the candidate division KSB1 bacterium genome:
- a CDS encoding alpha/beta fold hydrolase, translating to MNNLKLFFRQYGHHEPSLVILHGLLGSSQNWQRVAKVLEKKFRVLAVDQRNHGSSPHTETHTFADLREDVKHFFDQQRLDKAYLLGHSMGGLAAMEFAFHYPERLAGLIIEDIAPRGYQSSSNDILRALCAIDLGIVKSRDEVEAILAKEIKSRRTRQFLLTNLIRRGDNTFAWKVNLPVLQQFQKEMGAYEPPLAASYSGKTLFIGGELSDYRLDHDHDVILRHFPNSELVMIPKAGHWIHFEALEAFTEAVLKFIFSS from the coding sequence ATGAACAACCTCAAACTCTTTTTCCGCCAATACGGCCACCACGAGCCGAGCCTCGTCATCCTGCACGGCCTGCTCGGCTCTTCGCAAAACTGGCAGCGCGTAGCAAAAGTGTTGGAGAAAAAGTTCCGCGTGCTCGCCGTCGATCAGCGCAATCACGGCAGCTCGCCGCACACCGAGACGCACACGTTCGCCGATTTGCGCGAGGACGTTAAACATTTCTTCGATCAGCAGCGTCTTGATAAGGCCTATTTACTCGGCCATTCGATGGGCGGCCTCGCGGCGATGGAATTTGCGTTTCATTATCCGGAGCGGCTCGCGGGCTTGATCATCGAAGACATCGCGCCGCGAGGATATCAAAGCTCGTCGAACGATATTTTGCGCGCCTTGTGCGCGATCGATCTCGGCATTGTCAAGTCGCGCGATGAGGTCGAGGCCATTTTGGCCAAAGAGATCAAAAGCCGGCGCACGCGGCAATTCCTGCTTACCAATCTCATTCGCCGCGGTGACAACACGTTCGCGTGGAAGGTAAATTTGCCGGTGTTGCAACAATTTCAAAAGGAGATGGGCGCATACGAGCCGCCATTGGCCGCAAGCTATTCCGGCAAAACCCTTTTCATCGGCGGCGAGCTGTCGGATTATCGCCTCGATCACGATCATGATGTAATCCTGCGGCATTTTCCCAACAGCGAGCTGGTGATGATTCCAAAGGCTGGGCATTGGATTCATTTCGAGGCGTTGGAGGCATTTACGGAAGCGGTCTTGAAATTTATTTTTTCGTCGTAA
- a CDS encoding M20/M25/M40 family metallo-hydrolase: MNLKKFSDCGIKPVLFLLFLQCSTNSFAQANNNRPYVEIAQQIIRAALAEGQAYRMLAELTSLGPRLSGSPQAAAAVEWSRQTMMKLGLDNVRLQEVMVPHWVRGPIEEAAVINSATMGTIPLRVCALGGSVATPEMGIVAEVVEVKSFEELRALGKKAAGKIIFFNRPMDAGKINTFEAYGGAVNQRGSGAIEAAKAGGVAALVRSMTTRWDDVPHTGGMGYQDGVPKIPAAAISTMGANLLSQLIAEEKTVRVRLKLTCQTLPDAPSANVIGELTGAEKPDEIIVVGGHLDSWDKGTGAHDDGAGCVQSIEVLRLLKALNLKPRRTIRAVMFMNEENGLRGAVAYGREAALSKSKHIAAIESDRGGFAPRGFSVETDSARFARLASWSYLFKDIGADNIFRGGSGADISVLVRQGVPGIGLVPESQRYFDYHHSDNDVLAAVNERELHLGAAAMAILCYVLAQEGL; this comes from the coding sequence GTGAATTTAAAAAAATTTTCCGATTGCGGAATCAAACCGGTTTTGTTCTTATTATTTCTTCAGTGTTCTACCAACTCATTTGCACAAGCCAACAATAACAGACCCTACGTCGAGATCGCCCAACAAATCATTCGCGCGGCCTTGGCCGAAGGCCAGGCATATCGGATGCTTGCCGAGCTGACTTCACTTGGCCCGCGCCTGAGTGGCTCGCCGCAAGCGGCGGCGGCGGTGGAATGGTCGCGCCAAACCATGATGAAGCTCGGCTTGGACAACGTGCGCTTGCAGGAGGTGATGGTGCCACATTGGGTGCGCGGCCCGATTGAAGAAGCCGCGGTGATCAACTCGGCAACGATGGGGACAATTCCACTCCGTGTTTGCGCGCTCGGCGGCAGTGTGGCGACGCCTGAGATGGGCATCGTCGCGGAAGTTGTCGAGGTCAAATCATTCGAAGAATTACGAGCGCTCGGCAAGAAAGCCGCAGGCAAAATTATTTTCTTCAATCGCCCGATGGATGCCGGCAAGATCAACACGTTTGAAGCGTACGGCGGCGCAGTGAATCAACGCGGCAGCGGCGCGATCGAGGCGGCGAAGGCCGGCGGCGTCGCGGCCTTGGTGCGCTCGATGACGACGCGATGGGATGACGTTCCGCACACCGGCGGCATGGGCTATCAAGACGGCGTGCCGAAAATTCCGGCGGCGGCGATCAGCACGATGGGCGCCAATTTGTTGAGCCAGCTCATTGCCGAGGAGAAGACGGTGCGTGTGCGCTTGAAACTAACCTGCCAAACTTTGCCGGATGCGCCGTCGGCAAATGTGATCGGCGAGCTTACCGGCGCGGAAAAACCGGACGAGATCATCGTCGTCGGCGGGCATCTCGATAGCTGGGACAAGGGCACGGGCGCGCATGACGACGGCGCCGGCTGCGTGCAGTCGATTGAAGTGTTGCGGCTCTTGAAAGCGCTCAATCTCAAGCCTAGGCGCACGATTCGCGCGGTGATGTTTATGAATGAAGAGAACGGCTTGCGTGGCGCAGTAGCGTATGGCCGTGAAGCCGCCCTGTCCAAGAGTAAGCATATCGCGGCGATTGAGTCGGACCGCGGTGGTTTTGCGCCACGCGGTTTTTCTGTGGAAACCGATTCGGCGCGATTTGCCCGCCTGGCGAGCTGGTCTTACTTATTCAAAGACATCGGCGCGGACAACATCTTTCGCGGCGGCAGCGGCGCGGATATTTCGGTGCTGGTGCGGCAGGGCGTGCCCGGCATCGGCCTGGTGCCGGAATCGCAGCGGTATTTCGATTATCATCATTCCGATAAC